One window from the genome of Perca flavescens isolate YP-PL-M2 chromosome 17, PFLA_1.0, whole genome shotgun sequence encodes:
- the LOC114571785 gene encoding D(1)-like dopamine receptor, whose product MENTTWSNFTRVLSELDGPGGGGEGEGEGEEEDGGGSGRGGGGLRVLVGCVLSLLIVSTLLGNALVCAAVVRFRHLRSKVTNFFVISLAVSDLLVAVLVMPWEAITEVTGTWLFGRFCGVWIAFDIMCSTASILHLCIISVDRYWAIASPFKYEQKMTQRVAFVMIGVAWSLSILISFIPVQLNWHQVEEEEEVDVMAEVVEMMAAGADSGGGGRNFTNSSNANARSCVANLNKTYAISSSLISFYIPVVIMIATYTRIFRIAQTQIRRITSLERAAEQAQSHSHGANRNRQQQQQWQQHPRPNDEASLKSSFKKETKVLKTLSIIMGVFVFCWLPFFVLNCAMPFCDPPCVSDATFTVFVWFGWANSSLNPVIYAFNADFRRAFATILGCSQVRANNAVEAVNFSDELVSYHHDTTLHKEAATLVPAPQLAPTQQLPRNIIVGSGHLEDVSAQFDEESMISNASRSCNRLLLLPATVQLEDDHEISLETITAFTSAAAAAAGLESDALIPGQVHRDG is encoded by the coding sequence atggaaaacacgacgtggagtaatttcacccgaGTTCTGTCGGAGCTGGACGGGCCGGGCGgcgggggagagggagagggagagggagaggaggaggacgggGGAGGCAGCGGGAGAGGCGGCGGGGGACTGCGCGTCCTCGTCGGCTGCGTCCTGTCCCTGCTCATCGTGTCCACGCTGCTCGGGAACGCGCTGGTGTGCGCCGCGGTGGTCCGCTTCCGCCACCTGCGCTCCAAAGTCACCAACTTCTTCGTCATCTCGCTGGCCGTGTCGGACCTGCTCGTGGCGGTGCTCGTGATGCCCTGGGAGGCCATCACCGAGGTGACCGGCACGTGGCTGTTCGGGCGCTTCTGCGGCGTCTGGATCGCCTTCGACATCATGTGCTCCACTGCGTCCATCTTGCACCTGTGCATCATCAGCGTGGACCGCTACTGGGCCATCGCCAGCCCCTTCAAATACGAGCAGAAGATGACTCAGCGGGTGGCGTTTGTCATGATCGGGGTGGCGTGGTCACTGTCCATCCTCATCTCCTTCATCCCGGTGCAGCTCAACTGGCACCAagtggaagaggaagaggaagtggaCGTGATGGCGGAGGTGGTGGAAATGATGGCCGCCGGCGCCGacagcggcggcggcggcaggAATTTCACAAACAGCAGCAACGCCAACGCCAGGAGCTGCGTCGCCAACCTGAACAAAACCTACGCCATCTCTTCCTCACTCATCAGCTTCTACATCCCCGTGGTGATCATGATCGCCACCTACACCCGCATCTTCCGGATCGCTCAGACCCAAATCCGCCGCATCACGTCTTTGGAGCGGGCGGCAGAGCAGGCGCAGAGCCACAGCCACGGCGCCAACCGGaaccggcagcagcagcagcagtggcagcagcaccCCCGGCCCAACGACGAAGCCTCGCTCAAGTCCTCGTTTAAGAAGGAAACCAAAGTCCTGAAGACGCTCTCCATCATCATGGGCGTGTTCGTCTTCTGCTGGCTGCCGTTCTTCGTCCTCAACTGCGCCATGCCGTTCTGCGACCCGCCGTGCGTCAGCGACGCCACCTTCACCGTCTTCGTGTGGTTCGGCTGGGCCAACTCCTCGCTCAACCCCGTCATCTACGCTTTCAACGCCGACTTCCGCCGCGCCTTCGCCACCATCCTGGGCTGCAGCCAGGTGCGCGCCAACAACGCGGTGGAAGCGGTGAACTTCAGCGACGAGCTGGTTTCCTACCACCACGACACCACGCTCCACAAGGAGGCGGCTACGCTGGTCCCCGCGCCGCAGCTGGCGCCGACCCAGCAGCTTCCCCGCAACATCATCGTCGGGTCCGGTCACCTGGAGGACGTGAGCGCGCAGTTCGACGAAGAGTCGATGATCTCCAACGCTTCTCGGAGCTGCAACAGACTGCTGCTGCTTCCCGCCACCGTGCAGCTCGAGGACGACCACGAAATCTCCCTGGAGACGATCACGGCGTTCACGtcagcggcggcggcggcggctggGCTGGAGAGCGATGCGCTGATACCAGGACAAGTCCACCGCGATGGCTAG